From the genome of Brachionichthys hirsutus isolate HB-005 unplaced genomic scaffold, CSIRO-AGI_Bhir_v1 contig_1220, whole genome shotgun sequence:
ATCCCATTGCTTTGTTTGCAGAGTAGCTTTCTAGCTAACCAGCTCCAGCAACGCTAATCTAGCTTATTGCTAAATAGCATAGCAGCTCCGGAGGCTAACACGACGTGGCGTGGCGTGTTCGGCGCACGGCCTGATGGGAACTTCCTCTGACCGCTACGGTCAGGCTGTGAGGTCTCCCTGACAcgctgcttctgattggtcaggggctccacttcctgtttcctgtctcttcAGGCAGAACAAGCAGGATCAGCATTTATACATGTTTCATACTCCTCTGTGTTCAATCAGAACTTTATTAACTCCAAAGTCCAGCACTCGTCCaggtgtgtctcagtgtgtgtgtccctgtgtgtgtgtctcagtgtgtgtgtccctgtgtgtgtgtctcagtgtgtgtgtttctgtgtgtgtgtttctgtgtgtgtgtccctgtgtgtgtgtctctgtgtgtgtgtccctgtgtgtgtgtctcagtgtgtgtgtctctgtgtgtgtgtccctgtgtgtgtgtctcagtgtgtgtgtccctgtgtgtgtgtctcagtgtgtgtgtttctgtgtgtgtgtttctgtgtgtgtatccgtgtgtgtgtttctgtgtgtgtgtccctgtgtgtgtgtctctgtgtgtgtctctgtgtgtgtgtatccgtgtgtgtgtttctgtgtgtgtgtccctgtgtgtgtgtctctgtgtgtgtctctgtgtgtgtgtatccgtgtgtgtgtttctgtgtgtgtgtccctgtgtgtgtgtttctgtgtgtgtgtctctgtgtgtgtgtctgtgtgtgtgtatccgtgtgtgtgtatccgtgtgtgtgtttctgtgtgtgtgtccctgtgtgtgtgtctctgtgtgtgtgtctgtgtgtgtgtatccgtgtgtgtgtctcagtgtgtgtgtttctgtgtgtgtgtccctgtgtgtgtgtctcagtgtgtgtgtttctgtgtgtgtgtttctgtgtgtgtgtccctgtgtgtgtgtctcagtgtgtgtgtttctgtgtgtgtgtttctgtgtgtgtatccgtgtgtgtgtatccgtgtgtgtgtttctgtgtgtgtgaatagagGAAGTTGTCGTGTATAAAAGCTGATCTGATCATCAGAGACTCTTCATCTGGACGGTGagagacactcacacacactcacacactcacacacacacactcacacactcacacactcacacacactcacacacacacactcacacactcacacacacacactcacacactcgtttatttgttgttttgttttttatttatcaggaTGTTTTGTTAACTTTGTTCTTTGATCagattttaaagattttaaacTTTTATAGAAACATACAGATGATTCCCTTTTCAGATTAGtctgtttacatttgattggtttacatttgatctgtttttctttgatctgtttacatttgatctgtttacatttgatctgtttttctttgatctgtttacatttgatctgtttgcatttgatgtgtttacatttgatctgtttgcatttgatctgtttacatttgattgGTTTACATTTGATTGGTTTACGTTTGatctgtttacatttgatctgtttttctttgatctgtttacatttgatctgtttgcatttgatgtgtttacatttgatctgtttgcatttgatctgtttacatttgattggtttacatttgattggtttacatttgatctgtttgcatttgatctgtttacatttgatcggtttacatttgattggtttacatttgatttgtttacatttgatctgtttacatttgatctgtttttctttgatctgtttatatttgttatttgttctttattttctctccagTCTGACTCATCATGTCTCGTCCTGCCGGCtggtccaccagggggcgcttcATCTCGCCGGTGCGACGCGTCAGCTAAGCTAACTTCATGTTGACTTTTCCTGATTggttgactgattgattgattgattgactgactgactgcagGTGCCGACCACCAACCTTGTGAATGATGACAAGTTTCCAGAGTTTGAACCCTTTGAAGAGGAGGCCACGCCCAGAGGGTGGGGCCCTGTTGGGGGTGAGGTTCTTCCTCCTGCCGGTGGTTATGTGTTCTAATTGATTGATGAAGGTGTGATCGATTGATGTCCGTCCCTTCCTGCTCTCAGATCCTCTTCTGGTGAAGGAAGTGGACATGTGCCAGAAGACCAACAAGTTGGACCACCTAACCGGGGACTACGACGTGGACAACCTGGTGGTCCGCCGGGGGAGGGCCTTCAGCCTGAAGGTCAGCTTTAACCGCCCGCCCACACCTGAGGACGACTTCCAGCTGGAGTTCACCATCGGTGACAttatccgtccatccgtccatctgcCCGCCCAGTCAGAacaacacctcctcctcttcatcactcctcctcttcctccacaggtGCGAGGCCTTCAGCCAGTAAGCGGACCCTGGAGGTGGTGACCTTCGGCTCCCGTCGCGGCGGTTCTTGGTCGGGGAAGATTCTGGAGACACGAGGGCAGACCCTGATGCTGGAGGTCAAGACGTTGCCCGACGCCGTCGTGGGGAAGCTTCACACCTACGTGTCCATCGTGATGCCCAATGGGATGCAGCGAACCAAGAGGAACCCCGCCTCCGACCTGTACCTGCTGTTCAACGCCTGGTGTGAAGGTCAGACTCAGGTCGCCATCGTTTCCTTGTTGCTTCCTTTGCTGAATGGTTCCCGTCGTCGCTGAACGTCGTCTCTACGCAGACGACACCGTCTTCCTCCCTGAGGAGGACGAGCGGAAGGAGTTCGTCCTCAACGACGCCGGCATGATCTTCTGTGGTACAGACGAAAACGTGTTAAAACGGAACTGGATGTATggacaggtacacacacacacaggtacgcacacacgcacgcacacacacgctgaacGCCGTGCGCCCTCTGCAGTTTGAACGCGGCGTCTTGGACGCCTGCATTCACATCCTGGACTCGTCTCTGATGCCGATCAGCGACAGAGGCAGCATCATCAAAGTGATCAGGAAAGGATCAGCGATGGTGAGAAACGCTAATCcgtctcattgtgtgtgtgcttttagcCTGCTAGCTGTATAGCACTGTGGTGTggtgaagctagctagctactgATTATATGGTAGAATATTTCAATGATCTCTCCTCGCTAATATTCTACCTTTTATGTCGTCACATTTGTAGATTCCAGCAGCATTACGTCCATTTTACTTCTTATTGAGAGGCTAACTGTGATTAGCATATGCTTCAGTATCTCACCAAACGGACCAAAgactgttagcatgctaatttGTCAAATCCTAGAATGTCTCAGTGAAGATTTAcgcatttatgtattttgccATGCtaatatgacccccccccccccccagatgaacTCTCAGGACGATGACGGGGTGTTGGTTGGAAACTGGAGCGATGATTTCTCTCTGGGCACCCCTCCCACGGCCTGGACCGGCAGCGTCAGGATCCTGCTGCAGTACGCTAACACTGGAGTTCCCGTCTGTTTCGCCCAGTGCTGGGTGTTCGCCGGGGTCTTTAACACCTGTAAGAGCTAgcacgttagcacgttagcacctTACACTAAACACAGGTGTAAGGTAATGCTAATCAATACCTTGCAATAGACTGGACAGGCGTCCACAGGTGGAGCAGCAAGGCTCAGTTCAGATGAGCGCCACCCTGTGGTGGATTCTTATTGGCTCTGCTGTCCTTCCAGTCCTCCGTTGCCTCGGCATCCCGGCGAGAGTCGTCACCAACTTCCATTCGGCTCACGACAACACGGGCAACCTGAAGACCGACCTCATCTTCAAGCCGAACGGCACGCTGGACCGGCTCCGCACCAAGGACTCCATCTGGTGGGCTCAGACAGAACCAGCGGCCGTGTTCGGGTTCTGCTGCCCCAGCAGGCCGGTTGTTGTTTCTATTGTCGACACGTTTCTACATCTTTagtaaatatttcatttcttcTGATTACGCAGGAAATTATTGCGAGTGTGGCTAAGATAAGATAAAACTTTATTCGTCTTACGTTGGAGAACGTTactattacagtaccagtaatAGTAATAGCAGTAATAGTCCAGTAATATTCTAAAATAGTAATAAATTAACCACCTGCTAACGGCTAACGACAGACTGAGCTAACAGACACGTCTGCAGGAACTACCACTGCTGGAACGAGGTCTGCATCAGACGCCCTGACCTGCCGATGGGCTTTGGAGGATGGCAGGTGGTCGACGCCACGCCCCAGGAGAACAGTGGCGGTAGGACAGACAggtggcagacagacaggtggacagaGACACAGGTGATCGTGGTCCTCTGGTTTACAGGATACTTCCGCTGCGGTCCTGCTTCCGTCGCCGCCATCAAGACGGGTCTCATCTACCACCCGTTCGACTGTGGATTCGTCTTTGCTGAGGCGGgtttggatcagaaccagaaggctCAGTGGCGCAGTGTGACCGAAGTCCGTCCCTCTTCCCCCGCAGGTGAACAGTGACATCGTCTACCACATTCGGGATAAGTACGGAACGCTGTCCGCCTACAAGGTGGACTCCACCTATGTGGGACGGAGCATTTGGACCAAAGCCATCGGCAGCACGGATCCGATGGACATCACCCAGAACTACAAGAACCCTGAAGGTGACCCGCAAAACCGGGGAGCGCACCTTTCCCATTCTACGTCTGAGCCCGGACACGTCACAGTGTCCAGTTATCCCAGTTTAGACTTGTTCAGGTGTGAACCCAAAGGGGGCGTGGCTAGTGTCTTGGTTCGCTTGGTTCCGCAGGCAGCGACGCTGACAGCCAGGCCATGGCCCAGGCAGAGGAGCTGGACTGTGCGAGGGATCACAGCATTCTGGCCGACGCCCGGCTGCTCGTCACCGTCAGCGCCGAGCAGGTGAGTCGAGGGACGCGGGTGCATCTCGTCCCGGGACTCGTCCTCCAAGCAATCCGTCCCTGCAGGCTCTTGTGGGTCACGATGTCTACGTGGTCGTGGACTTCCAGAACCAGGCGGACTTCAGCAGGACCATCGACGCTCACCTGTCCGGCACTGTCGTCTTCTACACCGGCGTCTCAGTCAATCAGTTCAAGGACCAGGACTTCACCGTCAGCGTGCCGCCCTATCAGAGTGAGCGACCTCGCAGGACACGCCCCCTTTCCCGGACGCCCCAATCAGACTTGTGTTCGTCTTGCAGCGGAGCGAGTCCCACTCACCATCACGGCTGACGAGTACCTGCCTCACCTGGGCTCCCAGGTGTCCATGCAGCTCGTGGTGACCGGACACACCGACGGCCAATCGGTGAGCGCCATCAAGGTGGTGGAGCTGCTGTGTCCTGAGCTCACCTTGACGGTAAAACGCAGCAGAGCTTCCCGGATTCCCGGCTTCCCGGACGGGAACGCTGGGATTAACGGCGGCGCATCGATCGCTGCAGGTGAGCGGCTGGCCGAAGGTGAGGCAGACGATGTTCGTGACGGTGTCCTTCACCAACCCGTTGTCCTTCCCTCTGCGTGACGTCACCCTCGCCATAGAGGGGCCGGGACTCATGAGCCACACGACGCGCTTCTACAGGTGTGCACGCCTCTGTGCCTGGTGCGCAGGTGGCGTTGTTGAtgcctgacttcctgtttcagcctcGTAGCGTCCCAGGCTACGATCGAGTGGAAGCAGCCCTTCGTCCCTCGGCTGACGGGGAACCGCTGCCTGGCGGCGCTGATGGACTCCCCCGCCCTCAAACAGGTGACCTCTGAAGCGCCTTCTGTCCCATCAAGGCCACCGtacagcagctcattcctcccCGGGTTTTTCAGGTGTCCGGATATGCTTGCGTCAACATTTCCCCCTGAGATGATTGGATCATCGTCACCCAGCCCTTTCCatttccaccaatcagagagtgggaggagccaATGACCCACAGCTCCTTTGATGATTCACGTTGTTTCAGCAGCTCAAGATAAAAGTTTACGTTTAATCCAGAATGAGTCGAAGTACAAAATATTAGTTTTCTGAAATTCTCATTAATGCTAAAAAAGAAGAGTTTAAAGTCGGACAGAGTGAGTTCATCTCTTATTCAGACTTTATTGAAACTTTATTCTTTGCTTTTAACGTCTTTTTACTAACAATAAAAGCAGATTCAAAACCACTGAAGGTTTCAAGACGTCACTTTCAAActcatcaaaaacaaaatgattcgCTCGCACTTTATTAACAGTTACATTTGGTGGCGGAcgaaagaataaaataaagttttaaccACAGCGCTGTGCTGCGGGTACGCTGTTCCACCGCTAGAGGGAGTCAGAGACCTTCACCCAGGACGGGAGCGCTGCTACCAGTTCAGACCCAGTAACgcagctcattcattcattcatcttctgaaccgggCTGGGCCAGCCCgtcagacaatcattcacacacacacacacacacacacacacacacacactgctcacaccgtgtgcgtgcacgctccccgtgtctcctgcaggagtcggtgaagaagatgaagaagaagaacagagtgggtAAAGTTTCTTTTAGAACATGCGATCTTTAAAAGTCAGTTTATATGAATAacggccagcagagggcagcactCTGCCCGGCAGTGTCTTCCAAATATGGTCATGTGGACAAACAACTTTCCTCTTTGTGTTTAAAGCTAACAGGTAAACCAATAAGCATTAGCCAGTAGCTATCCTGTTAGCTCACCTAAGGAAATGCTTTAGCTGTGgccatgctaacgctagctgtagCTGCTACGCTTGTTGTTTATCAATaccatgtttgtgtttacattttaaatgagtttaaccgttaaaagCAGGAATAGCTTGATGCTACTTCCtaaacgtgtttatttattccagAACCCGCCCATTCTCAACGGCGCCATTCTTATCAAGGTTCCGAACGTTTCTGAAGGGCATCCCCAAAGGCCGtcctgggagggggggtcttTGAGCCCCCCCGGGCCTGCAGCATGACCCCTCCACGGTGCGTCCTCTCCGGACGTCCCCCTGAAGACGTGACGTTGTCT
Proteins encoded in this window:
- the LOC137917282 gene encoding coagulation factor XIII A chain-like, with protein sequence MSRPAGWSTRGRFISPVPTTNLVNDDKFPEFEPFEEEATPRGWGPVGDPLLVKEVDMCQKTNKLDHLTGDYDVDNLVVRRGRAFSLKVSFNRPPTPEDDFQLEFTIGARPSASKRTLEVVTFGSRRGGSWSGKILETRGQTLMLEVKTLPDAVVGKLHTYVSIVMPNGMQRTKRNPASDLYLLFNAWCEDDTVFLPEEDERKEFVLNDAGMIFCGTDENVLKRNWMYGQFERGVLDACIHILDSSLMPISDRGSIIKVIRKGSAMMNSQDDDGVLVGNWSDDFSLGTPPTAWTGSVRILLQYANTGVPVCFAQCWVFAGVFNTFLRCLGIPARVVTNFHSAHDNTGNLKTDLIFKPNGTLDRLRTKDSIWNYHCWNEVCIRRPDLPMGFGGWQVVDATPQENSGGYFRCGPASVAAIKTGLIYHPFDCGFVFAEVNSDIVYHIRDKYGTLSAYKVDSTYVGRSIWTKAIGSTDPMDITQNYKNPEGSDADSQAMAQAEELDCARDHSILADARLLVTVSAEQALVGHDVYVVVDFQNQADFSRTIDAHLSGTVVFYTGVSVNQFKDQDFTVSVPPYQTERVPLTITADEYLPHLGSQVSMQLVVTGHTDGQSVSAIKVVELLCPELTLTVSGWPKVRQTMFVTVSFTNPLSFPLRDVTLAIEGPGLMSHTTRFYSLVASQATIEWKQPFVPRLTGNRCLAALMDSPALKQVSGYACVNISP